A genomic segment from Amygdalobacter nucleatus encodes:
- a CDS encoding RelA/SpoT family protein has protein sequence MANENIDTVETNHAHEVNRHEHSKLQLEGEESSASHDTGVDQLTHVYYGQYLELIQSTYIKLIESYQAYAGKDTDLSLIEKAYIFAAQAHGNQKRLTGEPYIIHPLSVAQILTGIESDEITICAALLHDTVEDTGRTLQDISENFGTEIAKLVDGVTKLGKMSYESKEDLQAENFRKLFLAMAEDIRVVLIKLADRLHNMRTLKSQRDYKQERISRETLDIYAPLADRLGVYMWKWELEDLCLYYLDRDAYYELVGAITQKRAERERYLQEIIEHLRALINDMHIKCEIDGRPKHFYSIYRKMKNKCKNLDQIYDLFACRIIVDTVADCYSILGLVHKTYTPIPGRFKDYIAMPKPNMYQSLHTTVVGPKGYPFEVQIRTFAMHRTAEYGIAAHWKYKAGLFDKPGSLEADNSNLPWLKNLVEWQKDYCNSKEYMDSLKTGLIVEEVFVITPRGDVISLPQGAIPIDLAYAIHSGVGNHMYGAKVNGKIVPLTYELQNGDIVEILTSDKIQGPSRDWLNLVKSSTARNKITHWFKKELRDENIQRGKQLLEKEIKKIGFSSLTLVKSEYADAILKRYSFRNIDDLYASIGDTSSGLTATKVAPKLRDSYLRSLSSTELEELGYYINRYGNLIYNPLAKQIKEETENNSQSTNAFTLNKKETSKHKHCSNDLGIEVKDIDNCKVSLSRCCSPVPGDLIIGYITRGRGVMVHRQDCANIRSVLEKSALSVIEAEKASRLIEVSWNVAERKGNYPVALKIMAHDRWHLFGDISNALADEKINIISGSMNSVKDVTAVLDITIEVCSQEQYNRVVGRLKAIPDVISVNRSN, from the coding sequence ATGGCGAATGAGAACATCGATACTGTCGAAACTAATCACGCCCACGAAGTGAATCGACATGAACATAGCAAATTACAACTTGAAGGGGAAGAAAGTTCTGCTTCGCATGATACAGGTGTGGACCAACTGACGCATGTTTATTATGGTCAATATCTGGAATTGATTCAGTCAACGTATATCAAATTAATTGAATCATATCAGGCTTATGCAGGTAAGGATACAGACCTAAGCTTGATTGAAAAAGCCTACATATTTGCCGCTCAAGCCCATGGCAATCAGAAACGCTTGACAGGTGAACCTTATATTATTCATCCTTTGTCAGTTGCGCAAATTTTGACGGGAATTGAGTCGGATGAAATTACAATCTGTGCCGCCCTATTACATGATACAGTTGAAGATACAGGTCGGACATTACAGGATATTTCAGAAAATTTTGGGACTGAGATTGCTAAATTAGTTGACGGTGTCACCAAATTAGGCAAGATGAGCTATGAGTCCAAGGAAGACTTACAGGCTGAAAATTTCCGCAAACTATTTTTGGCGATGGCCGAAGATATACGCGTTGTTTTGATCAAGTTGGCAGATCGTCTGCATAATATGCGCACGTTGAAGTCGCAACGTGATTACAAGCAAGAAAGAATCAGCCGAGAAACATTGGACATATATGCACCTTTAGCAGATCGCTTAGGTGTATATATGTGGAAATGGGAATTAGAAGACCTTTGCCTGTATTACCTTGATCGTGATGCTTACTATGAGCTAGTTGGCGCAATTACGCAAAAACGGGCTGAGCGGGAACGCTATTTACAAGAAATTATTGAACACCTTAGAGCTTTAATTAATGATATGCACATCAAGTGTGAGATTGATGGGCGCCCGAAACATTTTTATAGCATTTATCGCAAGATGAAGAACAAGTGCAAAAATTTGGACCAAATTTACGATCTATTTGCTTGCCGTATCATTGTCGATACTGTGGCTGATTGCTATTCAATTCTAGGCTTAGTCCATAAAACTTATACGCCTATACCTGGCCGTTTCAAAGATTATATTGCTATGCCTAAACCCAATATGTATCAGTCCTTGCATACGACGGTTGTTGGTCCTAAAGGCTATCCGTTTGAAGTGCAGATACGTACTTTTGCGATGCATAGAACAGCTGAATATGGTATTGCTGCACACTGGAAATACAAAGCAGGTCTCTTTGATAAACCAGGTTCTTTAGAAGCAGATAATAGCAATTTGCCATGGCTGAAAAACTTAGTTGAATGGCAAAAAGATTATTGCAATTCCAAAGAATATATGGATTCTTTGAAAACGGGCTTAATTGTTGAAGAGGTGTTCGTCATTACACCTAGAGGTGATGTTATTTCATTGCCGCAAGGAGCAATCCCTATCGATTTGGCATATGCGATTCATTCAGGCGTTGGCAATCATATGTATGGAGCTAAGGTCAATGGTAAAATTGTGCCGTTGACTTATGAACTACAAAATGGCGATATAGTCGAAATTTTGACTTCCGATAAAATACAAGGCCCAAGTCGCGATTGGCTGAATTTGGTAAAAAGCTCAACTGCTCGTAACAAAATTACGCACTGGTTCAAAAAAGAATTACGTGATGAAAATATTCAACGTGGTAAGCAATTACTGGAGAAGGAAATTAAAAAAATTGGTTTTAGTTCCTTGACACTAGTTAAGAGCGAATACGCCGATGCTATCTTGAAACGTTATAGTTTCCGTAATATTGATGACTTGTACGCGTCGATTGGTGATACTTCATCTGGCTTAACGGCAACTAAAGTAGCACCGAAATTGCGCGATTCTTATTTACGTAGCTTGAGTAGTACTGAATTAGAAGAGTTAGGCTATTACATTAACCGTTATGGCAATTTGATTTATAATCCTTTGGCCAAGCAGATCAAAGAAGAGACAGAAAACAATAGCCAGTCGACAAACGCTTTTACTTTGAACAAAAAAGAAACAAGTAAACACAAACATTGTTCGAATGATTTGGGTATCGAAGTTAAAGACATCGATAACTGTAAAGTCAGTTTGTCACGTTGTTGCTCGCCTGTTCCAGGGGATCTTATTATCGGCTATATTACACGGGGCCGAGGTGTCATGGTACATCGCCAAGATTGCGCCAATATTCGTTCAGTTTTGGAAAAGTCCGCTTTGAGTGTGATCGAGGCAGAGAAGGCTAGTCGATTGATTGAAGTTAGCTGGAATGTGGCTGAGCGTAAGGGCAATTATCCAGTTGCGTTGAAGATCATGGCCCACGATCGCTGGCATCTATTCGGCGATATTTCGAATGCTTTAGCTGATGAGAAGATAAATATTATTTCTGGTTCGATGAATTCAGTCAAAGATGTAACGGCTGTTTTGGATATTACGATTGAAGTTTGTTCACAAGAACAATATAACAGGGTAGTTGGTCGTTTGAAGGCTATACCAGATGTCATTTCAGTTAATCGCTCTAATTGA
- a CDS encoding pseudouridine synthase: MQKNKTLKKLANLTAQVKLEHLPKNLKEHNSKAKQASASKLKTNTVPLNVTDERLNKFLARLGICSRREADALISQGRIQVNGQIASLGSRVDVTDTILLDGRLINVERPKAIYLALNKPRGIVCTTDLREKNNIVSYLNLPERIFPIGRLDKDSSGLILLTNDGSIVNSILRERYGHSKEYEVEVDQPITADFVKQMQSGVHILGQMTKPCEVRQLGTNKFRIILTQGLNRQIRRMCEALGYKVISLVRLRIMEITLGNLQLGEYRYLTAKEIKHLKENLSKAEGQAGELDD; the protein is encoded by the coding sequence GTGCAAAAAAATAAAACATTGAAAAAATTAGCTAATTTGACCGCACAGGTTAAGTTAGAACATTTGCCTAAAAATTTAAAAGAGCATAATTCCAAAGCTAAGCAAGCTTCAGCTTCTAAACTTAAAACAAATACAGTTCCTTTGAATGTAACTGATGAGCGCCTGAATAAATTTTTGGCCCGCTTGGGCATTTGTTCTAGGCGCGAGGCGGATGCGTTGATTAGTCAGGGACGCATACAAGTTAATGGCCAAATAGCTAGTTTGGGTAGCAGAGTGGACGTGACTGATACAATTTTACTAGATGGCAGGCTAATTAATGTTGAACGGCCTAAGGCCATATATTTGGCGCTTAATAAGCCACGGGGGATTGTTTGTACTACCGATTTACGCGAAAAGAATAACATAGTCAGTTATCTGAATTTGCCTGAGCGAATTTTCCCAATCGGGCGATTGGATAAAGATTCAAGTGGTTTGATTTTGTTGACCAATGATGGCAGTATCGTCAATTCGATTTTGCGTGAGCGCTATGGCCATAGCAAGGAATATGAAGTTGAAGTTGATCAGCCAATCACAGCTGATTTTGTAAAACAGATGCAAAGTGGTGTGCATATCTTGGGACAGATGACGAAGCCTTGTGAGGTCAGACAGCTTGGTACTAACAAGTTTAGAATTATTTTGACGCAGGGCTTAAACCGCCAAATTCGCCGTATGTGTGAAGCGTTAGGCTACAAAGTAATAAGTTTGGTTCGCTTGAGAATAATGGAGATAACGCTCGGCAATTTGCAATTGGGTGAATATCGCTATTTAACAGCTAAGGAGATCAAGCACTTAAAGGAAAATTTAAGCAAAGCTGAAGGGCAAGCTGGTGAACTTGATGACTGA
- the secD gene encoding protein translocase subunit SecD, producing MARTKIRKSHSWSFFVAVLCVALATILCWTGLTLPAPKGKTLPLYGAKDIRLGIDIRGGVEAVFAPKDYSGTPTDRELRSVVSVLEKRLDNLQILDRDVIPVPQSGRVIVRFPWKSNEQNFNPEEAMQELGQTAQLTFKDPDGKVVLTGNDVASADAMADTRSGSSFVSLDLKPEGAKKFADATSRLLGKPISINMDDKLLSAPIVQAKIMDGKAQITGMEDAQSAARLANQINAGALPFSITAISSNAISPKLGNDALRVMILAGLVAMVIIFIFLLERYRLAGIVACVALVAQIVGILLVISIPQQTLTLQGIAGIILSIGMGVDANIIICERIREELRSGTPTQTAIHYGFDRAFASILDGNVTVAISSICLMVFGTGSMLSFGYSLLTGVILNLFCGAYLSNTMMRSLAVFKPLRKTSLYRVSDKMIAKESKIRSEEKDNYTIANRLAPLFGFSFYKNRYKFLAVSIVLIAIGLVSWAIFGTKLSIEFKGGSIIRYTVTGEGDINTEKLSDVASEKLSVPVLVQDSTSVTTNERSLSVSVSGNKALLPEDLVALRDLLSKEAGENIKLTVADSNVVDPYIGRETLFNGLLALIVASVLIVLYVWIRFRRISGLSAGAFSLLALIHDVFIAFLTFIVARYALNDTVIAVVLSILGWSVNDTIVIFDRIRENSKLFGAKVSLPDLVDLSIRESCSRSIYTSVCTFIAVLVAFVFAAANGITSIVQFSLPLMVGIIVGSYSSVALATVFWAQYIVNKRKAK from the coding sequence ATGGCTAGAACTAAAATTCGCAAATCCCATAGTTGGAGTTTCTTTGTAGCTGTTTTATGTGTCGCTTTGGCAACCATTTTGTGTTGGACAGGTTTGACATTACCAGCTCCCAAAGGTAAGACTTTGCCGCTTTATGGCGCCAAAGATATTCGTTTAGGTATTGATATTAGAGGTGGTGTTGAGGCTGTATTTGCACCAAAGGATTACAGCGGGACACCAACTGATCGCGAGTTACGCTCAGTAGTTTCTGTTTTGGAGAAACGACTTGATAATTTGCAAATTCTTGATCGTGATGTTATTCCCGTTCCACAATCTGGACGTGTTATTGTTCGTTTCCCTTGGAAATCTAATGAACAGAATTTCAATCCAGAAGAGGCTATGCAAGAGTTAGGTCAGACAGCTCAGCTCACATTCAAAGATCCAGATGGCAAAGTTGTGTTGACTGGTAATGATGTAGCTAGCGCAGATGCTATGGCTGATACGCGGAGTGGTAGCAGTTTCGTTTCTTTGGATTTGAAACCAGAAGGCGCTAAGAAGTTTGCTGATGCTACATCACGCTTGTTAGGTAAACCTATTTCAATCAATATGGATGACAAGCTTTTGTCAGCGCCAATTGTGCAAGCTAAGATTATGGATGGTAAGGCTCAAATTACTGGTATGGAAGATGCACAGAGTGCAGCTCGTTTAGCTAACCAGATCAATGCTGGTGCTTTGCCTTTCTCAATCACAGCTATCAGTTCAAATGCTATTTCGCCTAAATTAGGTAATGACGCTTTGCGTGTGATGATTTTAGCTGGTCTTGTGGCTATGGTTATCATCTTTATTTTCCTATTGGAACGTTATCGTTTAGCTGGTATTGTTGCTTGTGTTGCCTTGGTTGCACAGATTGTTGGTATCCTATTGGTAATTTCAATTCCTCAGCAGACATTAACCTTGCAAGGTATAGCAGGTATTATTTTGTCAATTGGTATGGGTGTTGATGCTAATATCATCATTTGCGAGCGTATTCGTGAGGAATTGCGTTCAGGTACACCTACGCAAACAGCTATTCATTATGGATTTGACCGTGCCTTTGCTTCTATTTTGGATGGTAACGTCACAGTTGCTATTTCATCTATTTGCTTGATGGTCTTCGGCACAGGTTCCATGTTGTCATTCGGCTATTCATTGTTGACAGGTGTTATTTTGAACTTGTTCTGCGGTGCTTATTTGTCCAATACAATGATGCGCTCATTGGCTGTCTTCAAACCTTTGCGTAAGACAAGTCTTTATCGTGTAAGTGATAAGATGATTGCTAAGGAAAGCAAGATCAGAAGTGAAGAGAAGGACAATTACACAATTGCGAATCGTTTAGCACCTCTGTTTGGCTTTAGTTTCTATAAGAATCGTTACAAATTCTTGGCCGTTTCAATTGTATTGATTGCAATTGGCTTGGTCTCATGGGCTATCTTTGGCACGAAGTTGTCAATTGAATTTAAAGGTGGTTCAATCATTCGTTATACTGTCACTGGTGAGGGTGATATTAACACTGAGAAATTATCCGATGTAGCTAGTGAAAAATTGAGTGTGCCAGTCCTAGTGCAAGATTCAACTTCAGTTACAACTAATGAACGTTCATTGAGCGTTAGCGTATCTGGTAACAAAGCTTTGTTGCCTGAGGATTTGGTTGCTTTGCGTGACTTATTATCCAAGGAAGCTGGCGAAAATATCAAATTGACAGTTGCCGATTCAAACGTTGTCGATCCTTACATTGGTCGCGAGACTTTATTTAATGGATTGTTGGCCCTAATAGTTGCGTCAGTTTTGATCGTTTTGTATGTGTGGATTCGTTTCCGCCGCATTTCTGGTCTGTCAGCTGGTGCGTTCTCACTGTTGGCATTGATCCATGACGTTTTTATTGCTTTCTTAACTTTTATCGTGGCACGTTATGCCTTGAATGATACAGTTATTGCCGTTGTGCTTTCGATTTTGGGTTGGTCAGTCAATGATACGATTGTTATCTTCGACCGTATTCGTGAGAATTCCAAATTGTTTGGCGCTAAAGTTAGCTTGCCTGATTTGGTCGACTTATCAATTCGTGAATCTTGCTCACGTTCAATCTACACCTCAGTGTGTACGTTTATTGCCGTCTTAGTAGCCTTTGTCTTTGCAGCAGCAAATGGCATTACAAGTATCGTGCAATTTAGCTTGCCATTGATGGTCGGTATTATTGTTGGCTCTTACTCATCTGTTGCTTTGGCTACAGTATTCTGGGCGCAATATATTGTGAACAAGCGCAAGGCTAAGTAA
- a CDS encoding single-stranded-DNA-specific exonuclease RecJ, whose amino-acid sequence MHFIKYDLHATQAKAYLTPFHDYSLDEPITWTDSICDPFRLHDMKATCEKLISALSKETKILIYGDYDLDGMSAASSLYLTFLRLRAALWQMKAEQATDLTTLLLDLAKKDNWHALIKTSNFTSSPLQNERYNLAVYIPDRLQEGYSLSQHAVDYILKNQYELVITVDCGVKSAPEIAQLKASGLCVLVTDHHECPEILPPADLVVNPKRLDEQYPNRDLSGSGVVFKLAQALEKTLNLATGCLTNSIVEIAALGLISDVMPLTFENWQIIRAAFNKLQHETGQIGLSILLAKLNLQRNLLTYSDIAFYVCPKFNACGRIDDAYLGLRCLLTDDKDQVEQYVLDLLKVNAKRQSLTEKYCEEAEAFLYSQPEFLTKPILSVPLHSAHSGIIGLVAARLQTKYLKPCLCFTEVETEGQRVLKASGRSYGNFNLYEAISNLQAKQPDLFVSFGGHALAVGLSIYAAKFNEFNNLLNESVQSQLEAVSAKVEISYDSLISAENGEAILPNVEDLKKQLLTEPYGPNRPLPIYLYAGKLKSANLIGSQARHSKMLLDNGIALLAFNQPLLAKIATQTDTQLNLLFTANLHEFRHTISAQYIVKGAYIVGNLNQNGPETEVVSTLEGLNAKQIYTILADFYNIIQTYGEMNLLYLDIAAFGEIYYPCLTTLKHNGEQAFRIGVNVVCQCLQILRELNIIESYKLTDKVQLLKFMPLKKQLSLQTADTFRMLVAK is encoded by the coding sequence ATGCACTTTATAAAATATGATTTACATGCCACACAAGCTAAAGCTTATTTGACACCATTCCACGATTATAGTTTAGATGAGCCAATTACGTGGACAGATTCAATTTGTGATCCATTCAGATTACACGATATGAAAGCTACTTGTGAGAAGCTTATTTCAGCTTTAAGTAAGGAAACTAAAATTTTGATCTATGGTGATTATGATTTAGATGGTATGTCGGCAGCAAGTAGCCTTTATTTAACTTTTTTACGTCTAAGGGCTGCTTTGTGGCAGATGAAAGCTGAGCAAGCGACAGATTTAACTACTTTATTGTTAGATTTAGCCAAAAAGGATAATTGGCATGCCTTAATTAAAACTAGCAATTTTACAAGCTCACCTTTACAAAATGAGCGTTATAATTTGGCAGTTTATATACCTGATCGCTTACAAGAAGGTTATAGTTTAAGTCAACATGCTGTCGATTACATCTTAAAGAATCAATATGAATTGGTGATAACGGTTGATTGTGGGGTTAAATCTGCACCTGAAATTGCACAATTAAAGGCATCAGGGCTATGCGTATTGGTGACAGATCACCATGAGTGTCCAGAAATTTTGCCACCAGCAGATTTAGTCGTTAATCCTAAACGCTTAGATGAACAATATCCAAATCGTGATTTATCTGGCTCAGGCGTTGTTTTTAAGCTAGCGCAAGCTTTGGAAAAAACGTTAAATTTAGCTACAGGTTGCCTTACAAATTCAATTGTTGAAATAGCTGCTTTAGGCTTAATCAGCGATGTAATGCCACTTACTTTTGAAAATTGGCAGATCATTCGTGCCGCTTTTAATAAATTACAGCATGAGACTGGACAAATTGGCCTAAGTATTTTGCTTGCCAAATTAAATTTACAACGTAATTTGTTGACGTATAGTGATATTGCCTTTTATGTTTGCCCTAAGTTTAATGCTTGTGGGAGAATTGATGATGCTTATTTAGGCTTGCGTTGCTTACTTACGGATGACAAAGATCAGGTAGAGCAATATGTGTTAGATTTGCTCAAAGTTAATGCGAAACGCCAGAGTCTAACAGAAAAATATTGCGAAGAAGCAGAGGCTTTTTTGTATAGCCAACCAGAATTTTTGACAAAGCCGATTCTGTCTGTTCCACTTCATTCAGCTCATAGCGGTATTATTGGTTTGGTTGCAGCTCGTTTACAGACGAAATACCTAAAGCCCTGTCTTTGTTTCACAGAGGTTGAAACGGAGGGGCAGCGAGTTTTGAAAGCATCTGGCCGTTCTTATGGCAATTTTAACCTGTATGAAGCAATTTCTAATTTACAAGCTAAACAGCCAGATTTGTTTGTCAGCTTTGGTGGACATGCTTTGGCAGTAGGTCTTAGCATTTATGCAGCTAAATTTAATGAATTTAATAACTTACTTAATGAGTCTGTGCAGTCACAATTAGAAGCTGTGTCAGCCAAGGTAGAAATTAGTTATGATAGTTTAATTTCTGCTGAAAATGGTGAAGCTATTCTACCTAATGTCGAAGATTTAAAAAAGCAACTTTTAACTGAACCATATGGACCTAATCGACCTCTACCAATTTATTTATATGCTGGCAAATTAAAAAGTGCCAACTTAATTGGCAGTCAAGCTCGGCATAGCAAGATGTTGTTGGATAACGGTATAGCTCTTTTAGCTTTTAATCAGCCATTATTAGCGAAAATTGCCACGCAAACAGATACGCAGCTTAATTTATTATTTACAGCTAATTTGCACGAGTTTAGGCATACTATTTCAGCTCAGTATATTGTTAAAGGCGCTTATATTGTGGGCAATTTAAATCAAAATGGGCCTGAAACAGAAGTAGTTTCTACGCTAGAAGGGCTTAACGCTAAACAAATTTATACAATTTTGGCTGATTTCTATAACATTATTCAAACCTATGGTGAAATGAATTTGCTTTATTTAGATATAGCGGCTTTTGGTGAAATTTATTATCCTTGTTTAACTACGCTCAAACACAATGGCGAGCAGGCGTTTAGAATAGGTGTGAATGTAGTTTGCCAATGTTTGCAAATTTTGCGAGAATTAAATATCATTGAATCTTATAAACTAACTGACAAAGTTCAGCTACTTAAGTTTATGCCCTTAAAAAAACAACTATCTTTGCAGACGGCAGATACTTTTAGAATGTTAGTAGCCAAGTAG
- a CDS encoding response regulator transcription factor — protein sequence MELVVLVCDDDPIVHESLRLYLQKEGMKMHSAFNGEDGLKLVKELKPDFAIVDVMMPVMSGLEMCREVRKFSNMPIIMLTARGEEIDRILGLELGADDYIVKPFSPREVIARIKAILRRVEETNAYRAITAAGKFVEIPGLEIDLKNVQVKVNSEEAHFTKKEAELLYFLAKYPNVTFSREQILEKIWGYESVGQSRTVDTHIKQIRKKLSNYDLPWSVETVHGVGYRLKSTKI from the coding sequence ATGGAGTTAGTGGTATTAGTTTGTGACGATGATCCGATTGTGCACGAGTCATTACGCTTATATTTGCAAAAAGAAGGCATGAAGATGCATTCGGCGTTCAATGGCGAAGACGGCTTGAAGCTCGTTAAAGAATTGAAGCCGGATTTTGCGATAGTAGATGTTATGATGCCTGTTATGTCCGGCTTGGAAATGTGCCGCGAAGTGCGTAAATTCAGTAATATGCCGATTATTATGTTGACGGCTCGTGGCGAAGAAATAGACCGTATTTTGGGCTTGGAATTAGGCGCTGATGATTACATTGTGAAACCGTTTAGTCCAAGAGAAGTTATTGCTAGAATTAAGGCTATTTTGCGCAGAGTGGAAGAGACAAACGCGTATCGCGCCATTACAGCAGCTGGTAAGTTCGTCGAAATTCCTGGCTTAGAGATTGACTTGAAAAATGTGCAAGTAAAAGTAAATAGCGAGGAAGCTCATTTTACGAAGAAAGAGGCAGAATTGCTCTACTTCTTAGCTAAGTATCCGAATGTTACATTTAGTCGTGAGCAGATTTTGGAAAAAATCTGGGGCTATGAGAGCGTCGGACAGAGTCGTACTGTTGATACTCATATTAAACAGATTAGAAAGAAATTGAGTAATTATGATTTGCCATGGTCTGTGGAAACAGTGCACGGCGTTGGCTATCGCTTGAAGAGCACGAAGATTTGA
- a CDS encoding ATP-binding protein: MKKLTILQQVIVLILTCLLLFSLLIFGFFSYVTQNLFQKNQLSELQVTVHDIVKTVKSMFGPGTETIHGQEIYLHLLPNAISSDIFIVYFDPLREVPAKGQKVGQALSAHVDYNDTITYCLRDQHGFSEKDLSEIVKQIKQTIPELLQQSYYNFNLTLPKTNNLLNKQHKSTQTELQEQKQGNEFMVISSAFTVNETVNSKGLKGAVYLVKSKKLLRSNEVVLNLFLLIAVSLTLLIMIVPVVLIVSRLIKPLMKTRDVALALGNGDFSQRADENAPAEIGDLARSMNQLASNLDMTLSSLRFEKNRLQQVLNNLAEGVLAYDLSGHITHQNPAMQDMFRAYLVENDLWPEDGNAVAWPQALGLVNEFQQITLRGGSLTLKRQYGKMVVEIALDALNNELGNIVGSLASFRDITEQEEREQTQKDYVANVSHELRTPLTAIRGLIEPLSDGLVEEETERHRYYKIILDETLRLSRLINEILKLSRMQANRETIELDYFQISDLFLSLKNKFSILATEKNITFNVPDFSKPYMFQEQEIRRFRRFNLSDFIEEDLLICSSFDYLEQLLVILIDNAFKHTQSGGTVQLILSRNIHKHLVISVLDNGEGIAADQQKHVFERFYKIDSSREQTKGNGLGLSIAKQIVESLGGHIYLVSQLHVGSCFSFTVREREESAKK, translated from the coding sequence ATGAAAAAGTTAACTATTCTTCAGCAGGTTATTGTGCTGATTTTAACTTGCCTTTTGCTTTTCTCACTGCTTATTTTTGGCTTTTTTTCGTATGTAACGCAAAACTTATTTCAGAAAAATCAGCTTTCAGAATTGCAAGTGACTGTGCATGATATTGTTAAGACGGTCAAATCAATGTTCGGGCCAGGGACGGAAACTATTCATGGTCAAGAGATTTATCTGCACTTGTTACCCAATGCAATCAGCTCAGATATTTTTATTGTTTATTTTGATCCCTTGCGTGAAGTGCCTGCCAAAGGCCAAAAAGTAGGTCAAGCTTTATCTGCACATGTAGATTACAACGATACAATTACCTATTGCTTACGTGATCAGCATGGCTTTAGCGAAAAAGATTTAAGTGAGATTGTCAAGCAAATTAAGCAGACTATACCTGAACTTTTGCAGCAAAGTTATTATAATTTCAATTTAACTTTGCCAAAAACTAATAATTTATTGAATAAGCAGCACAAATCAACGCAGACTGAGTTACAAGAACAGAAGCAAGGCAATGAGTTCATGGTAATTTCATCTGCTTTTACAGTTAATGAAACGGTTAATAGCAAGGGACTAAAAGGCGCTGTTTACTTAGTTAAATCGAAGAAATTATTGCGCAGCAATGAAGTTGTGCTCAATCTCTTTTTGCTGATAGCGGTATCCTTGACCTTGTTAATTATGATTGTGCCAGTTGTTTTGATTGTTTCACGCTTGATCAAACCGCTTATGAAGACGCGCGATGTTGCGTTAGCCTTGGGCAACGGCGACTTCTCGCAGCGAGCAGATGAGAATGCCCCGGCTGAAATTGGTGATTTGGCTCGGAGCATGAATCAGTTGGCAAGCAATTTGGACATGACACTTAGCTCTTTGCGCTTCGAAAAGAATCGTTTGCAGCAAGTCTTGAATAATTTGGCAGAAGGTGTGCTTGCCTATGATTTGTCTGGGCATATTACACATCAGAATCCAGCTATGCAAGATATGTTTAGAGCCTATCTAGTTGAGAATGATTTATGGCCAGAAGATGGTAACGCTGTCGCTTGGCCACAAGCTTTGGGCTTAGTTAATGAATTTCAGCAAATTACCTTGCGTGGCGGCTCGCTAACTTTAAAACGGCAATACGGCAAGATGGTTGTCGAAATAGCTTTGGATGCGTTGAATAATGAATTAGGCAATATTGTTGGTTCCTTGGCTAGTTTTAGAGATATTACGGAGCAGGAAGAAAGAGAGCAGACGCAAAAAGATTATGTGGCCAATGTTTCCCATGAGCTTCGTACGCCTTTGACAGCTATTCGCGGCCTGATTGAACCGTTAAGTGATGGTTTAGTTGAAGAAGAAACTGAGCGGCATCGCTATTATAAAATTATTCTTGATGAAACTTTACGCTTATCAAGATTGATCAACGAAATTCTGAAATTGAGTCGTATGCAAGCAAATAGGGAAACTATTGAGTTAGACTATTTCCAAATTTCAGATCTCTTCTTGTCCCTGAAAAATAAATTTAGCATTTTGGCAACTGAAAAAAACATCACTTTCAATGTTCCGGATTTTTCTAAGCCATATATGTTCCAGGAACAAGAGATTAGACGCTTCAGGCGCTTTAATTTGAGCGACTTTATCGAGGAAGACTTGCTGATATGTTCCAGCTTCGATTATCTTGAACAATTGCTTGTTATTTTGATCGACAATGCGTTTAAGCATACACAATCTGGTGGAACGGTACAATTAATTCTCAGTCGAAATATCCATAAGCATTTAGTTATTTCTGTGCTAGATAATGGCGAAGGGATTGCGGCAGATCAACAAAAACACGTGTTTGAGCGCTTCTACAAGATTGATTCGTCTAGGGAACAAACAAAAGGTAACGGCTTAGGCTTGTCTATTGCCAAACAGATTGTCGAAAGTTTAGGCGGCCATATATATCTAGTTAGCCAGTTGCATGTTGGTAGTTGCTTTAGCTTTACAGTGAGGGAAAGGGAAGAAAGTGCAAAAAAATAA